The following are encoded in a window of Sorex araneus isolate mSorAra2 chromosome 11, mSorAra2.pri, whole genome shotgun sequence genomic DNA:
- the PPP1R3C gene encoding protein phosphatase 1 regulatory subunit 3C, translating into MSCTRMIQVLDTRPLTSSVMPVDMAMRFCLAHSPPLKSFLGPYNDFQQRNFVNKLKPLKPCLNIKQEADWKHSHNQAKKKVVFADSKGLSLTAIHVFSDFPEEPAWDLQFDLLDLNDISSGLKLHEEKNLILDFPQPAADYLSFRNHFQKNFVCLENCSLQERMVTGTVKVKNISFEKVVQVRITFDSWKSYTDVDCVYIKNVYGGSDSDTFSFAIDLPSVIPTEEKIEFCISYRANGQVFWDNNEGQNYRIVHVQWKPDGVQTQMTAQGCAFHQVPPKTELESMVFGSPRLANGFFPEWQSWGRMENLAPYR; encoded by the coding sequence AATGATCCAAGTTTTAGATACACGGCCTTTGACAAGCTCAGTAATGCCAGTGGATATGGCCATGAGGTTCTGCTTGGCTCATTCTCCACCTCTGAAGAGTTTCCTGGGCCCTTACAATGACTTCCAACAAAGAAATTTTGTGAACAAATTAAAACCTCTGAAACCATGTCTTAATATAAAACAGGAAGCAGATTGGAAGCATTCCCACAACCAAGCCAAAAAGAAGGTAGTGTTTGCTGACTCCAAGGGCCTCTCTCTCACTGCCATCCATGTCTTCTCTGACTTTCCGGAAGAACCAGCATGGGATCTCCAGTTTGATCTCTTGGACCTTAATGATATCTCCTCTGGCCTAAAACTTCATGAAGAGAAAAACTTGATTTTAGATTTCCCTCAGCCAGCTGCTGACTACTTAAGTTTTCGGAACCACTTTCAGAAGAACTTTGTCTGCCTTGAGAACTGTTCTTTGCAAGAGCGCATGGTGACTGGGACAgtgaaagtgaaaaatataagCTTTGAGAAGGTGGTTCAGGTCCGCATCACCTTTGATAGTTGGAAAAGTTACACCGATGTGGACTGTGTCTACATAAAAAATGTATACGGTGGCTCAGATAGTGACACTTTCTCGTTTGCCATTGACTTACCCTCTGTCATTCCAACTGAGGAGAAAATTGAGTTCTGCATTTCTTACCGTGCTAATGGACAAGTCTTCTGGGACAACAATGAAGGCCAGAATTATAGAATTGTTCATGTGCAGTGGAAACCGGATGGAGTGCAAACACAGATGACAGCCCAAGGCTGTGCATTTCACCAGGTGCCCCCCAAGACTGAATTAGAGTCGATGGTCTTTGGCAGTCCAAGACTGGCCAATGGGTTCTTCCCAGAATGGCAGAGCTGGGGCAGGATGGAGAATTTGGCCCCCTACAGATGA